The following proteins are encoded in a genomic region of Oryza brachyantha chromosome 11, ObraRS2, whole genome shotgun sequence:
- the LOC121055680 gene encoding LOW QUALITY PROTEIN: ERI1 exoribonuclease 3-like (The sequence of the model RefSeq protein was modified relative to this genomic sequence to represent the inferred CDS: substituted 1 base at 1 genomic stop codon) has protein sequence MYTAASGAGGGNHGVAGVQLQEFAYFVVIDLEATCERGRSIYPQEVFELASVIVDGATGEQLAEAFRAYVRPVHHPTLTGYCRELTGIEQADVDAGVLLADALRAHDAWLAARGVKNAAGGGFAVVTWGDWDCRTMLEGECRFKGIDDKPEYFDRWINLKQVFGSAGAGGDTRRVGLEEAVTMAGLAFXGRPHSGLDDARNTARLLALLMRRGVRLAVTGSLPPRPPPQVGAGTEVEGVAGGAHVRYCHCGVAIRAGVSRRPGPTQGRRFFGCGRWTPARGAVCSYFVWEDD, from the coding sequence ATGTATaccgcggcgagcggcgccggcggcggcaaccaTGGCGTCGCCGGAGTCCAGCTCCAGGAATTCGCCTACTTCGTGGTCATCGACTTGGAGGCGACCTGCGAGAGGGGCAGGAGTATATATCCACAGGAGGTCTTCGAGTTAGCCTCCGTCATCGTCGACGGCGCCACCGGCGAGCAGCTCGCGGAGGCGTTCCGCGCGTACGTCCGGCCGGTGCACCACCCGACGCTCACCGGGTACTGCAGGGAGCTCACCGGCATCGAGCaggccgacgtcgacgccggcgtgcTGCTCGCGGACGCGCTGCGCGCGCACGACGCGTGGCTGGCGGCGAGGGGCGTCAAgaacgccgccggcggtgggtTCGCCGTGGTGACGTGGGGCGACTGGGACTGCCGCACCATGCTGGAGGGGGAGTGCCGGTTCAAGGGCATCGACGACAAGCCGGAGTACTTCGACCGGTGGATCAACCTCAAGCAAGTGTTCGGCAGCGCCGGTGCCGGTGGCGACACCCGCCGGGTTGGCCTGGAGGAGGCTGTCACGATGGCAGGGCTAGCATTCTAGGGGCGGCCGCACAGCGGGCTCGACGACGCGCGCAACACGgcgcgcctcctcgccctcctgATGCGCCGAGGGGTCAGGCTCGCCGTCACCGGCTCGctgccgccacggccgccgccgcaggtcGGCGCCGGGACGGAGGTGGAGGGAGTAGCTGGTGGCGCGCACGTACGCTACTGCCACTGCGGCGTGGCGATCAGGGCGGGCGTGTCGCGGAGGCCGGGGCCGACGCAGGGGCGGCGCTTCTTCGGCTGCGGCAGGTGGACGCCGGCGAGAGGTGCAGTGTGCTCCTACTTTGTATGGGAGGACGac
- the LOC102704292 gene encoding uncharacterized protein LOC102704292 — protein MEPVDQLILSEDILRKIHALMPLEDAARAACSSRIFLDSWRCYPKLVFDMKTLSKEDFSRFNLFTPAKEDRPRDFIDMVDHIMRNHSGAGVKAFILQTERIFNVCSGYLDRWLQVAISPGIKEIELRLPYYNTMDYNFPSSLLSTANGNSIKSFYLSSCAFHSLDKVGCLSSLKIVHLCHVNITGEELSLFLSNSLALKQLILDDCDQISCLKIPFSLSKLKILKVLRCDKLQTIEGNATSLHRLYYSSPLIHISLRDPLKLKLIEISGNGPNMLYYASSKLPFIAPNLKTLLLSSTYEAVNTPMVLGTFLHLKYLEILFYIAERSPEYDFCSLVSFLDASPSLKKFILRVESPLLRHDSILELNHGDSLKRRISEHCHKNLETVMIIGFCSSKTMVELTNHILEYAISLKRLTLDTTCGYHRRFRKFNKCLPLGKDALVLARKSLLAIRTHIEKKIPSNIKFKVIGPCDECHSEEMS, from the exons ATGGAGCCTGTAGATCAGCTTATCCTCTCAGAG GATATCCTTCGTAAGATACATGCTCTCATGCCATTGGAAGATGCTGCCCGCGCCGCCTGCTCTTCTCGCATTTTTCTTGATTCTTGGAGATGCTATCCGAAGCTTGTCTTTGACATGAAAACACTAAGCAAGGAAGATTTCAGTAGATTCAACCTATTTACGCCAGCGAAAGAGGATCGACCGAGGGATTTCATCGATATGGTTGACCACATCATGAGGAATCACTCTGGCGCTGGGGTGAAGGCCTTTATACTACAGACAGAACGGATTTTCAATGTGTGTTCAGGTTATCTTGATCGCTGGCTGCAAGTCGCAATTTCACCTGGGATTAAAGAAATTGAGCTACGGCTGCCGTACTACAACACGATGGACTACAACTTTCCAAGTTCACTCTTGTCTACTGCGAATGGAAACTCAATTAAGTCTTTTTACCTCTCGAGCTGTGCATTTCATTCTTTAGATAAAGTTGGCTGTTTGAGTAGTTTGAAGATTGTTCATCTATGTCATGTGAATATTACTGGGGAAGAATTATCTCTCTTTCTGTCCAACTCACTTGCTTTGAAGCAACTGATCCTTGATGACTGCGATCAAATAAGTTGCCTGAAGATACCCTTTTCGCTGTCGAAGCTAAAGATTCTGAAGGTGCTACGCTGCGACAAGTTGCAGACAATTGAAGGAAATGCTACAAGCCTCCATAGGCTTTACTACAGTTCCCCACTAATACATATCTCGCTAAGAGACCCATTGAAACTCAAGTTGATAGAGATATCAGGCAACGGTCCTAACATGCTCTATTATGCTAGTTCCAAACTTCCATTCATTGCTCCAAATCTGAAAACTCTTCTTCTGTCATCAACTTATGAG GCGGTTAATACACCGATGGTACTTGGCACATTTCTCCACCTAAAGTATTTGgagatacttttttatatagccGAACGATCCCCAGAGTATGATTTTTGCTCTTTGGTTTCATTTCTTGATGCTTCACCCTCCTTGAAGAAGTTCATCCTGCGT GTAGAGTCCCCTCTCTTAAGGCATGATTCTATTCTTGAATTAAATCATGGTGACTCACTGAAAAGGCGCATCTCAGAACATTGCCACAAAAACCTCGAGACAGTGATGATCATTGGCTTTTGCTCTTCCAAGACCATGGTTGAGCTAACAAACCATATTCTTGAGTATGCGATTTCATTAAAGCGGCTTACGTTGGACACCACATGCGGTTACCATAGGAGGTTCCGCAAATTCAACAAATGCCTGCCCTTGGGCAAGGATGCTCTTGTGTTAGCCCGAAAGAGTCTTTTGGCAATCAGAACGCATATTGAGAAGAAAATTCCCTCAAACATCAAGTTCAAGGTTATTGGGCCCTGCGATGAGTGTCATTCCGAAGAAATGTCATAA
- the LOC102704848 gene encoding FBD-associated F-box protein At1g66310-like, producing MINLSAPQRWRWQPSVRAGGLSTLQVERKVATNQKEFPLQQDNWSQCDKRTRLEIPSLPEDLLPMILSHMPMRDAARAACVSRAFLRSWRYYPNLIFNSETIVPNQKDVNGNKTIVDFITIVDNIMRNHSGIGVKSFKLELGPGYAVHPSHLDRWLKVASTIKIKEFACELPVGSKAEYNFPYSLLFTDNRTPRNSVQSFSLSSCAFHPTLQFDCLTSLRSVRLSWVHITGEELACFLSNSFNLETLEISCCCKICFLKTPTVLQQLNCLQVQKCYGLNMIEINAPKLSSFHYRGPWIEISLGDSVQLKDVNLLSYSWRHMLNYVHTKLPTIARNVENLFVMTRDEDVHTPMVPNKFHYLKYLELVFIGARKKSTPCYDFFSLVSFLDASPALETFVLHLDSVGTSDDCIFGDSSELRELPKCNYNNLKNVKITGVVSSKTLVELICHILNNTPLLECLTLDTRIYGFKHEIERCPTLDPGMMKEGQIECEFDRELLMSESDYMEACRARHVIRRYIERKVPSTVNFEVVEPSWKRAVLGKRVTVGTQKIMYIRKSRQD from the exons ATGATAAACCTATCCGCGCCAcagcggtggcggtggcagccGAGTGTCCGGGCAG GTGGGTTGAGCACTTTACAAGTTGAAAGAAAGGTTGCAACCAACCAAAAGGAGTTTCCTCTCCAACAAGATAATTGGTCCCAATGTGACAAAAGAACGAGACTGGAGATTCCTTCCCTACCAGAG gaTCTCTTGCCAATGATACTTTCCCATATGCCAATGCGAGACGCTGCCCGTGCTGCATGTGTATCTCGTGCATTTCTACGTTCCTGGAGATACTATCCAAACCTCATCTTTAATTCAGAAACAATAGTGCCGAACCAGAAAGACGTTAATGGCAATAAGACAATAGTGGATTTCATCACCATAGTGGACAACATTATGCGAAACCACTCGGGCATTGGTGTGAAGTCATTCAAGCTTGAACTTGGCCCTGGCTATGCAGTGCACCCCTCGCATCTTGATCGTTGGCTTAAGGTTGCTAGCACGATCAAAATCAAGGAATTTGCCTGTGAGCTTCCCGTAGGCAGCAAGGCAGAATACAACTTCCCATATTCATTATTGTTCACTGATAATCGTACACCAAGAAATTCAGTTCAATCTTTCTCCCTATCTTCTTGCGCTTTCCATCCAACACTTCAGTTCGATTGCTTGACAAGCTTGAGGAGTGTGCGTTTGAGCTGGGTGCACATTACTGGGGAGGAATTGGCATGCTTCCTCTCCAATTCTTTCAACTTGGAGACTTTGGAAATTTCGTGCTGTTGCAAGATTTGTTTCCTCAAGACACCAACTGTGCTGCAACAGCTCAACTGCCTACAGGTGCAGAAATGCTATGGTTTAAATATGATAGAGATCAATGCTCCAAAGCTCTCCAGTTTTCATTATCGAGGGCCATGGATAGAAATATCACTTGGCGACTCGGTACAGTTAAAGGATGTAAACTTATTGTCCTACTCTTGGCGCCACATGTTGAATTATGTCCATACCAAGCTTCCTACCATTGCTCGCAATGTTGAAAATCTGTTTGTGATGACTCGTGATGAG GATGTCCACACACCCATGGTGCCTAATAAATTTCATTACCTCAAGTACTTGGAGTTGGTGTTTATTGGagcgagaaaaaaatcaactccttGCTatgatttcttctctcttgtttcttttcttgatgCTTCCCCTGCCTTGGAAACTTTTGTCTTACAT TTGGACTCCGTTGGCACTAGCGATGACTGCATTTTTGGAGATTCCTCGGAATTGAGGGAGCTTCCTAAATGTAACTACAACAACCTGAAGAATGTAAAGATCACGGGAGTCGTGTCGTCAAAGACCCTGGTTGAATTGATATGTCACATTCTTAACAACACACCTCTGCTTGAGTGTCTTACGCTGGACACCAGAATATATGGTTTCAAACATGAGATTGAGAGATGCCCAACATTGGACCCTGGCATGATGAAGGAGGGTCAGATTGAATGCGAGTTCGACAGGGAGCTGCTCATGTCTGAATCAGATTATATGGAAGCGTGCAGAGCTCGACATGTTATCAGAAGATATATTGAAAGGAAGGTCCCTTCCACTGTTAATTTTGAGGTCGTTGAGCCTTCCTGGAAGCGAGCTGTTCTGGGGAAGCGAGTTACTGTAGGGacacaaaaaattatgtaCATTCGTAAGtctagacaagactaa
- the LOC102704568 gene encoding protein COFACTOR ASSEMBLY OF COMPLEX C SUBUNIT B CCB1, chloroplastic: MEATATRLFLPLRLRPPPRRPAAGGFRWRSAGPRRVRVAPPRASLDSGSAAVLLDAAVAGTTGYSPASYYTSLGLFVLSVPGLWSLIKRSVKSKIVQKTFVKEGGGTTAPNQVAGEILSFFTRNSFTVSDRGEVITFEGTMVPSRGQAALLTFCTCISLGSVGLVLSIAVPEGGNSWFWLMTLSPLAGVYYWTKASRKEEIKVKMILSDDGNVSEILVRGDDVQVEQMRKELKFSEKGMIYVKGIFET; the protein is encoded by the exons ATGGAAGCCACCGCGACCCGCCTCTTCCTCCCGCTCCGgctgcgcccgccgccgcgacggccggcCGCGGGCGGATTCCGGTGGCGCAGCGCCGGGCCGAGACGGGTGAGGGTCGCCCCGCCCCGCGCGTCGCTCGACAgcggcagcgccgccgtgctcctggacgcggcggtggccgggacGACGGGTTACTCGCCGGCGAGCTACTACACGTCGCTGGGGCTGTTCGTGCTCTCCGTCCCGGGGCTCTGGTCCCTCATCAAGCGCTCCGTCAAGTCCAAG ATTGTGCAGAAGACGTTTGTGAAGGAGGGAGGGGGCACGACGGCGCCGAACCAGGTGGCCGGGGAGATCCTGTCATTCTTCACCCGCAACAGCTTCACCGTCTCCGACCGCGGCGAGGTTATCAC TTTCGAGGGCACAATGGTGCCGAGCAGGGGGCAAGCAGCACTTCTTACATTCTGCACCTGCATTAGCCTTGGCAGCGTCGGTCTTGTTCTATCAATTGCTGTTCCAGAAGGTGGCAATAGCTGGTTCTGGCTTATGACCTTAAGTCCATTGGC GGGAGTATACTACTGGACAAAGGCatcaagaaaagaagagatcaAGGTCAAAATGATTTTGTCCGATGATGGAAATGTATCAGAGATCCTTGTGCGAGGTGATGATGTACAAGTGGAGCAGATGAGAAAGGAGCTCAAGTTCAGTGAGAAAGGAATGATTTATGTGAAGGGAATCTTTGAAACATGA